A part of Thermococcus sp. SY098 genomic DNA contains:
- a CDS encoding TraB domain-containing protein has product MSYLRYVKVIGTMHVSPESRERVRRVILEQKPHAIAIELDRRRFYAIQNPQKMTFNDAVKYGRKGIIQYILTKIEEKLGEEFGMSPGGEMREAINLAGLLGIPLYLIDEDINTITMKILKAPFREKLLLLLEGLAVFIPLPLKREQTDVIMDFKIMMNQFRRRYPYLYRVLLEERNEIMARNLIAIVDSLKAKGVKKPKVIAVVGLGHKRGVERILNSHKV; this is encoded by the coding sequence ATGAGTTATCTTCGATACGTTAAAGTCATTGGAACGATGCATGTCTCTCCAGAAAGCAGAGAGAGAGTTAGGAGAGTAATATTGGAACAAAAACCGCATGCAATAGCTATAGAGCTTGATAGAAGGAGATTCTATGCGATACAAAATCCTCAAAAGATGACATTTAATGATGCAGTTAAGTATGGGAGGAAAGGGATCATCCAGTATATCCTCACAAAAATTGAGGAAAAGCTGGGAGAGGAATTTGGTATGAGCCCTGGCGGAGAGATGAGAGAGGCAATAAATCTGGCTGGACTTTTAGGAATCCCCTTATATCTCATAGACGAGGACATAAACACTATAACAATGAAGATCCTCAAAGCACCTTTTAGGGAAAAGCTTTTACTCCTTTTGGAAGGCTTGGCGGTTTTCATCCCTCTACCGCTTAAACGAGAGCAAACAGATGTCATTATGGATTTTAAAATCATGATGAATCAGTTTAGAAGAAGGTATCCGTATCTGTATCGGGTTCTCCTTGAGGAAAGGAACGAGATAATGGCAAGGAATTTAATAGCCATTGTGGACAGCTTAAAAGCAAAAGGGGTTAAAAAACCTAAAGTTATTGCAGTTGTGGGTTTGGGGCATAAGAGAGGGGTTGAAAGAATACTTAATTCTCACAAGGTATAA
- a CDS encoding zinc ribbon domain-containing protein, with the protein MERQHLKCPLCGGTDFQVEEGKLDSKWGFTAHKVKIVICKNCGYVMMFYKGRTIWDFD; encoded by the coding sequence GTGGAGAGACAGCATCTAAAATGCCCACTATGCGGGGGTACAGATTTTCAGGTTGAGGAGGGTAAGCTTGACAGCAAGTGGGGGTTTACGGCTCACAAAGTTAAGATAGTCATCTGCAAGAACTGCGGTTATGTGATGATGTTCTACAAAGGGAGAACCATCTGGGACTTTGATTAA
- a CDS encoding KH domain-containing protein has product MIDRLRQMLRVEVIDVEYSGDRIIVYVPKDQVRIAVGTGGSAVKAAELVLGKKIEIRGR; this is encoded by the coding sequence ATGATAGACCGCTTAAGGCAGATGCTCCGGGTTGAGGTAATAGATGTTGAATACTCCGGAGACAGGATTATAGTGTATGTTCCGAAGGATCAGGTTAGAATTGCCGTGGGTACGGGAGGTTCTGCTGTAAAAGCTGCAGAGCTTGTCTTAGGAAAAAAGATTGAAATCAGGGGGAGATAG
- a CDS encoding site-2 protease family protein gives MIKDFKKQELEDLVISYIVLLILFSNFEIKNMPYVALAVLTAFVFHELAHRQVAKKYGYIAFYKRWDTGIVIALLLGIAGKIIFGHAIFFAALGAVYIYAPYQYWEDKEAEGWISLSGPLTNIIVGIVALILLKTLSLPLHALVSLFYTAIVNFWIAFFNLLPFPPLDGYKVLKWNAGYWAVAIGVAYVLRSLV, from the coding sequence TTGATTAAAGATTTTAAAAAGCAGGAGCTTGAGGACTTAGTAATCTCGTATATAGTCCTGCTGATTCTGTTTTCAAACTTCGAGATAAAAAACATGCCATATGTAGCTTTGGCTGTTTTAACGGCTTTTGTTTTCCATGAACTGGCTCACAGACAGGTTGCGAAGAAATATGGCTATATAGCGTTCTACAAGCGATGGGACACTGGAATTGTAATAGCTCTCCTGCTCGGTATAGCGGGGAAGATAATATTCGGTCATGCGATATTTTTTGCCGCATTAGGAGCTGTTTACATCTATGCCCCTTACCAGTACTGGGAAGATAAGGAAGCAGAGGGGTGGATAAGCCTATCTGGGCCCTTAACAAACATAATAGTTGGAATAGTTGCTCTAATTTTGCTGAAGACATTATCGCTTCCGCTTCATGCACTGGTATCTTTATTCTACACTGCCATAGTGAACTTCTGGATAGCGTTCTTCAATCTTTTGCCGTTTCCACCTCTCGATGGCTACAAAGTCCTCAAGTGGAACGCTGGCTATTGGGCTGTTGCAATTGGGGTAGCGTATGTTCTAAGGTCTCTGGTCTGA
- the pgiA gene encoding glucose-6-phosphate isomerase, producing MYKEPFGVKLDFETGIIENAKKLVRKLSDMKGYFLDEQAWKELVEKEDPVVYEVYAVEQEEKDGDLNFATTVLYPGKVGKEFFFTKGHYHAKADRAEIYFALRGKGGMLLQTPEGDAKFIEMKPGTIVYVPPYWAHRTVNTGDEPFIFLAVYPADAGHDYGTIKEKGFSKIVVEEDGKVVVKDNPKWKE from the coding sequence ATGTACAAAGAGCCATTTGGTGTCAAACTTGATTTTGAAACGGGAATAATTGAAAATGCCAAAAAGCTGGTGAGAAAGCTGAGCGACATGAAGGGGTATTTCCTTGATGAGCAGGCATGGAAGGAGCTTGTAGAAAAGGAAGACCCTGTTGTCTATGAGGTCTATGCTGTTGAGCAGGAGGAGAAAGATGGAGACTTGAACTTTGCAACAACTGTTCTCTATCCAGGAAAGGTTGGAAAGGAATTCTTCTTCACAAAGGGCCACTATCATGCAAAGGCGGATAGGGCGGAAATATACTTCGCATTGAGAGGAAAAGGTGGCATGCTCTTGCAGACACCGGAGGGAGATGCAAAGTTTATTGAAATGAAGCCTGGGACAATAGTTTACGTTCCACCCTACTGGGCTCACAGGACAGTCAATACGGGAGATGAACCCTTCATATTCTTGGCTGTCTACCCAGCTGATGCTGGTCACGACTACGGAACGATAAAGGAGAAGGGCTTTTCAAAGATAGTCGTTGAGGAAGATGGGAAAGTAGTCGTTAAAGACAATCCAAAGTGGAAGGAGTGA
- a CDS encoding ADP-specific glucokinase, with protein sequence MKESLKEKIRLWKSLYVNAFENATNALPRVRGVLLAYNTNIDAIKYLDKEDLEERIEKVGKKRVFELMESPSEKVTSLEELFAGILRSIKLGKAMEWFVEDRGVRNYLREWGWDELRIGGQAGIMANLLGGVYRIPTIVHVPQNPKLQAELFVDGPIYVPVFDGEFKLVHPKEAVKENEEELIHYIFEFPRGFHVFDIVAPRENRFIANADDYNAKVYIRDEFKEHFNKIVKNVDLAIISGLQVLKESYEDGTTYRDVLNEVEAQLDMLNKRNVKSHFEFAYTANKKVREALINLLPKFTSVGLNEVELASLMEIIGDEELAREVLEGNVFSVIDAMHLLMDETGIQRIHFHTYGYYVALTQYRGEEVRDALLFAALAAAAKAMYGSIENLSQIRDALSVPTNERAFLTEEELEKEFGEVENGIIDMTDRQLAFIPTKIVASPKSTVGIGDTISSSAFVSEFAMKR encoded by the coding sequence ATGAAAGAAAGCCTAAAGGAGAAAATTAGGCTCTGGAAAAGTCTTTATGTTAACGCGTTTGAGAACGCAACAAACGCACTGCCGAGAGTTAGGGGGGTTCTCTTGGCTTACAACACCAACATTGATGCAATAAAATATCTTGACAAAGAAGACCTTGAAGAGAGAATTGAGAAAGTTGGAAAAAAGAGAGTTTTTGAGCTGATGGAGAGCCCTTCTGAGAAAGTCACTTCCCTTGAAGAGCTTTTCGCTGGAATTTTAAGGAGCATTAAGCTTGGAAAGGCTATGGAATGGTTTGTCGAAGACAGAGGCGTGCGCAATTATTTGAGGGAGTGGGGCTGGGATGAGCTCAGAATTGGTGGACAAGCGGGGATAATGGCAAATCTGCTGGGTGGTGTCTACAGGATTCCAACTATAGTTCATGTTCCCCAGAATCCAAAGCTCCAGGCTGAGTTGTTTGTTGATGGCCCAATTTATGTTCCAGTTTTTGATGGAGAATTTAAGCTCGTTCATCCTAAAGAAGCTGTGAAAGAAAACGAGGAGGAACTTATTCACTACATCTTCGAATTTCCAAGGGGATTCCATGTTTTTGACATAGTTGCTCCAAGGGAAAACAGGTTCATAGCAAATGCTGACGATTACAATGCTAAGGTGTATATAAGGGATGAATTCAAGGAGCACTTCAATAAAATTGTTAAGAATGTTGATCTGGCAATAATAAGCGGTCTGCAAGTTTTAAAAGAATCCTACGAAGACGGGACTACATACAGGGATGTGCTTAATGAAGTTGAAGCTCAGCTTGATATGCTCAACAAGAGAAATGTGAAAAGTCATTTTGAATTTGCCTACACTGCAAATAAGAAAGTCAGAGAGGCTCTAATTAATTTGCTGCCAAAGTTCACGAGTGTTGGGCTGAATGAAGTTGAACTGGCATCTTTGATGGAGATAATTGGCGATGAGGAGCTTGCAAGAGAAGTGCTTGAGGGCAACGTGTTCTCGGTTATAGATGCGATGCACCTCCTCATGGATGAAACTGGAATTCAGAGAATCCACTTCCATACCTATGGCTATTACGTTGCATTGACCCAATACAGGGGTGAGGAAGTCAGGGATGCCCTGTTATTTGCCGCATTGGCTGCTGCGGCTAAGGCAATGTATGGTAGTATAGAAAATTTGAGCCAGATTAGGGATGCTTTAAGTGTGCCCACAAATGAAAGGGCTTTCCTCACTGAAGAGGAGCTTGAGAAGGAGTTTGGTGAAGTCGAAAATGGGATAATCGACATGACTGACAGACAGTTAGCATTTATACCAACGAAAATAGTTGCATCACCTAAGAGCACTGTTGGAATCGGGGATACAATCTCAAGCTCAGCCTTTGTGAGTGAATTTGCAATGAAGCGCTGA
- the mpgS gene encoding mannosyl-3-phosphoglycerate synthase yields the protein MLLEAPVYKEIFGAVKIYELQKLLKMDTETEEVPMFTVTNIPREDIYRTLGEMAVVVPMKNEKLHLIDGVLKAIPHKCPIIIVSNSKREGPNRYRQEVDLVRHFYNLTHSRIIMVHQKDSGISKAFEKVGYTAILDENGNVRSGKGEGMVIGILLAKAIGAKYVGFVDADNYIPGAVNEYVKDYAAGFLMSESEYTMVRLHWRHKPKVTKGSLYFKKWGRVSEITNRYLNQLISEQTAFETTIMVTGNAGEHAMTMKLAEIMPFSTGYSIEPYEIVYLLERFGKWEGVEEYQDVFDQGVEIFQIETLNPHFHEDKGQRHVKEMILMSLATIYHSSLASDGLRKKILEDLRMHNIIGENEEPPKPTVMPPVKDVDVKKWMKIVENHSETLLKLGL from the coding sequence ATGCTTTTAGAGGCTCCCGTTTACAAGGAAATATTTGGAGCTGTTAAGATTTATGAATTGCAAAAGTTGCTCAAAATGGACACCGAGACAGAGGAAGTGCCTATGTTCACAGTCACAAACATCCCAAGGGAGGATATATATCGTACACTGGGAGAAATGGCGGTTGTTGTTCCAATGAAAAACGAAAAGTTGCACTTGATTGATGGTGTTTTAAAGGCAATACCCCATAAATGTCCTATAATCATAGTCTCAAACAGCAAGAGAGAAGGTCCTAACAGGTACAGACAGGAGGTTGACTTGGTTAGGCATTTCTACAATCTGACTCATTCAAGGATTATCATGGTTCATCAAAAGGACAGTGGAATATCTAAGGCATTTGAAAAAGTTGGCTACACTGCAATACTTGACGAGAACGGAAACGTTAGGAGTGGTAAAGGTGAAGGTATGGTCATTGGAATCCTGCTTGCAAAGGCTATTGGTGCAAAATATGTAGGATTTGTTGATGCAGACAACTACATCCCAGGGGCTGTCAACGAGTACGTTAAAGACTATGCTGCTGGCTTTCTCATGAGCGAGAGTGAATATACGATGGTTCGCCTTCACTGGAGGCACAAGCCCAAAGTTACAAAGGGCAGCTTGTACTTCAAGAAATGGGGAAGGGTTAGTGAGATAACAAACCGCTATCTCAATCAGCTCATAAGCGAGCAGACGGCGTTTGAAACCACGATAATGGTAACTGGAAATGCTGGAGAGCATGCAATGACCATGAAGCTTGCTGAGATAATGCCGTTCTCAACTGGCTACTCCATAGAGCCATATGAGATAGTTTACCTTCTTGAAAGGTTTGGCAAATGGGAGGGAGTGGAAGAGTACCAAGATGTTTTTGATCAGGGAGTAGAGATATTTCAGATTGAGACCCTCAATCCGCACTTCCATGAAGACAAGGGGCAGAGGCATGTGAAGGAAATGATTTTGATGTCTTTGGCGACGATTTATCACTCGAGCTTGGCTTCAGATGGACTCAGGAAAAAGATACTTGAAGACCTAAGAATGCACAATATAATCGGGGAAAACGAAGAGCCGCCAAAGCCAACTGTGATGCCTCCAGTGAAGGATGTTGATGTCAAAAAATGGATGAAAATTGTCGAAAATCATTCTGAAACACTGCTCAAGCTTGGCTTGTGA
- a CDS encoding ABC transporter substrate-binding protein: MAGRKYVLAAILMVLVVLSATTATLPLVKAEQKKEVVLYTHGWWQPYPRNRYNPFAPRHIGLTGLVKERLAFWDKLNNKYEPWLAESWEFKENEKKVIIHLRKNVYWHDGQKFTAKDVWTTLMLYKLFNRPIWKYISDVKVIDDYTVEYDVKEWSYLLPYYLLYRDAEIVAPYHIYGKFAEQVAKAQSESELNNIRTELIKFEPKTVLGTGPFKFEKITTSEVVLVKFDKYWNADKIHIDKIVLPYITANEVGWLYYRSGQLDYDVFMMPPAVYNEIKKLPFAEVTKVYDLSGFAIVYNFKNPYLRDLRVREAIAYVIDKQKVAQAAGGSAFEPVDYPTGILKVVEDKWIGDIKSYLNPYNTNPSKAEELLKEAGFTKKNGKWYTPDGKVFKLSFVVPGGWTDWVAAAKEITDELKNFGIDVELRTPESSSYWSEDWYLGGNYDLAFDFFGAWMTYPWAAFNRIFIEVNDRPKSQIQGQDFEKFFENVKLGGPFSGTVNAMQLTEKLAVIWDPKEQKDTAQKLAWIVNHYLPIFPIAEKQLMIYYNVQHFKWPDPKTHFNLWQAAAGGHQEALGWMIINGYVQPNPSYWEATTSTPTPTTVVKTETQVKTETVTKTATATGTSTSAKTCGPAVLVALAIIPLLMRRRR; this comes from the coding sequence ATGGCCGGACGTAAATATGTATTGGCGGCCATCTTAATGGTTTTGGTAGTCCTTTCGGCAACAACTGCAACTCTGCCACTTGTAAAGGCTGAACAGAAAAAGGAAGTAGTTCTCTACACCCATGGCTGGTGGCAGCCATATCCAAGAAACAGGTACAATCCATTTGCCCCAAGACACATAGGATTAACTGGTCTTGTTAAGGAGCGTTTGGCATTCTGGGACAAGCTGAACAACAAATATGAACCCTGGCTTGCTGAAAGCTGGGAATTCAAAGAGAACGAAAAGAAGGTGATAATTCACCTGAGAAAGAACGTTTATTGGCATGATGGACAGAAGTTCACTGCCAAGGATGTGTGGACCACCTTAATGCTCTATAAGCTGTTCAATAGGCCCATTTGGAAGTACATAAGCGATGTGAAGGTAATAGATGATTACACGGTAGAATATGATGTGAAAGAATGGAGCTATTTGCTTCCATACTACCTGCTATACAGAGACGCAGAGATTGTTGCGCCATACCACATCTATGGAAAGTTTGCTGAGCAAGTGGCTAAAGCACAGAGTGAAAGTGAATTAAACAACATAAGAACTGAACTGATAAAATTCGAACCAAAAACTGTTCTTGGTACAGGTCCATTCAAGTTTGAAAAGATCACAACCAGTGAAGTTGTTTTAGTTAAATTTGACAAGTACTGGAATGCTGACAAAATACACATAGATAAGATAGTTCTGCCATATATAACTGCAAACGAGGTTGGTTGGCTCTACTACCGCTCTGGACAGCTTGATTATGATGTATTCATGATGCCACCAGCAGTCTATAATGAAATTAAAAAGCTTCCATTTGCTGAGGTTACCAAGGTCTATGATCTCTCAGGATTCGCTATTGTGTACAACTTCAAGAACCCATATCTGAGGGATCTCAGAGTAAGAGAAGCCATAGCATATGTTATTGACAAGCAGAAGGTTGCTCAAGCCGCTGGTGGTTCTGCCTTTGAACCTGTTGACTATCCAACTGGAATCCTTAAGGTTGTTGAGGACAAGTGGATCGGGGACATAAAGAGTTACTTGAACCCATACAACACCAACCCATCAAAAGCTGAAGAGTTGTTAAAGGAAGCAGGATTCACCAAAAAGAACGGAAAGTGGTATACACCTGATGGGAAAGTATTCAAGCTGAGCTTTGTAGTTCCAGGTGGATGGACTGACTGGGTTGCAGCCGCTAAGGAAATAACCGATGAACTCAAGAACTTTGGAATAGATGTAGAGCTTAGAACCCCCGAGTCTTCAAGCTACTGGAGTGAGGACTGGTATCTTGGCGGGAACTACGACCTTGCATTCGACTTCTTCGGTGCTTGGATGACATACCCATGGGCAGCATTTAACAGGATATTCATTGAAGTTAACGACAGACCCAAATCCCAGATCCAGGGACAGGACTTTGAGAAATTCTTCGAGAATGTTAAGCTTGGAGGACCGTTTAGCGGAACGGTAAATGCAATGCAGCTGACAGAAAAGCTGGCTGTAATCTGGGATCCAAAAGAGCAGAAGGATACTGCCCAAAAACTTGCATGGATTGTTAACCACTACTTGCCAATATTCCCAATTGCTGAAAAGCAACTTATGATATATTACAACGTTCAGCACTTCAAGTGGCCAGACCCGAAGACTCACTTCAACCTTTGGCAAGCTGCTGCAGGTGGGCACCAGGAGGCACTTGGCTGGATGATCATCAATGGCTATGTGCAGCCCAATCCATCATACTGGGAGGCTACAACATCCACTCCAACTCCGACAACAGTCGTTAAAACAGAAACACAAGTCAAGACGGAAACAGTTACAAAGACAGCAACTGCCACAGGAACTTCAACCAGCGCCAAGACATGTGGACCTGCAGTGCTTGTTGCTCTGGCAATAATTCCGTTGCTCATGAGAAGGAGGAGGTAG
- a CDS encoding ABC transporter permease, with the protein MDGSSSALKGYMPVLKWFTKRLLIALITIYFAVTLSFFVVKAMPGDPVQALIQMFVSQYYMDYDSAKSLAEAAAPFIPKGSVLHQYISYLISFLHGNLGVSISYSTGTPVKDLLVQAIPWTVLVVGSALIISFAIGILIGTGMAYVHGSKIDSFLAVFFSIIRSIPEYVVALVLLIVFGFHFGWFPTRGAYSPNVTPGFNLPFIKDVLKHAALPILSWVIVHVSGWALSMRASTVTVLGEDYITYAKIRGLPSRRILVSYIGKNAILPLFTSFMLSIGFMFGGSVFIEYIFAYPGVGNLLYQAITMRDTYLMLGVFNIIIVAVVISALIADILYGVIDPRIRRGA; encoded by the coding sequence ATGGATGGTTCATCCTCAGCCTTAAAGGGGTACATGCCTGTGCTGAAGTGGTTTACAAAGCGTTTGCTGATTGCATTAATTACCATATACTTTGCAGTAACTCTCTCGTTTTTTGTTGTAAAGGCAATGCCTGGCGATCCCGTTCAGGCTCTCATTCAGATGTTTGTATCCCAGTACTACATGGACTATGACTCCGCAAAGAGTCTTGCAGAGGCTGCAGCACCATTCATACCTAAGGGGTCTGTGCTGCACCAATATATAAGCTATCTAATCAGTTTTCTTCATGGAAATCTTGGTGTTTCTATTTCGTACAGTACGGGGACTCCTGTAAAGGATTTGCTGGTTCAAGCAATTCCCTGGACCGTTTTGGTTGTAGGTTCCGCTCTTATTATAAGCTTCGCTATAGGTATTCTAATTGGGACGGGAATGGCTTACGTTCATGGAAGTAAAATTGATTCTTTTTTGGCAGTCTTCTTCTCTATAATCAGATCGATTCCAGAATATGTTGTTGCTTTGGTGCTCTTAATTGTGTTCGGATTCCACTTTGGATGGTTCCCAACAAGAGGGGCGTATAGTCCCAATGTTACCCCCGGATTTAATTTACCATTTATAAAAGATGTGCTGAAACATGCAGCACTCCCAATACTCTCTTGGGTTATAGTGCATGTTAGTGGATGGGCGCTTAGCATGAGAGCAAGCACTGTAACTGTGCTTGGAGAGGACTACATTACCTACGCAAAAATCAGAGGCCTTCCAAGCAGAAGGATACTTGTCTCATACATCGGGAAAAATGCAATACTGCCGCTGTTCACAAGCTTTATGCTGAGTATAGGCTTCATGTTTGGAGGTTCGGTTTTCATAGAATACATATTTGCTTATCCAGGGGTTGGAAACCTGCTGTATCAGGCAATAACCATGAGAGATACATACCTAATGCTGGGGGTTTTCAACATCATTATCGTGGCTGTTGTAATTTCGGCGCTTATAGCAGATATACTGTACGGAGTGATTGATCCAAGAATTAGGAGAGGTGCATGA
- a CDS encoding ABC transporter permease, producing the protein MKMAQNGSSFSELIRNAVEDWIIIPGKIIARNKRGLVGLIIALGYLFVGIVGTHIIQEPQSFTCMPYEPPSLLKWPPSFEHPLGCDYIGTDILAQIVYGTPIVLQIALTAGLITTIIGVLVGLTAGFKGGMVDTVLTGITQIIMTIPGLPLIIVLSTVIRTYQPWTIGALIAIRWWTGLAMSIRSQVLSIKQRDFIEAAKVLGMKTHHIILREIMPNLISYIAINFVFAAVGAIYASVGLYFLGVLPISTYNWGVMLNMAYKQAGGGASVAALHYFLAPILAIVLLQTGLILLTYALDEVFNPRIRTEVS; encoded by the coding sequence ATGAAAATGGCTCAGAACGGATCATCTTTCTCTGAGCTCATCAGAAATGCTGTAGAGGATTGGATTATAATTCCTGGAAAGATAATTGCAAGAAACAAAAGGGGGCTTGTAGGACTGATAATCGCCTTAGGATATCTCTTTGTGGGGATAGTAGGTACACATATAATTCAGGAGCCTCAATCTTTTACCTGCATGCCTTACGAGCCCCCTTCTCTGCTAAAATGGCCCCCATCTTTTGAACACCCGCTGGGTTGCGATTACATTGGGACTGACATCTTGGCTCAGATAGTGTATGGAACTCCAATCGTGCTTCAGATAGCCCTTACTGCGGGATTAATAACCACAATAATCGGAGTGCTTGTGGGTTTGACAGCTGGATTCAAGGGGGGTATGGTGGATACCGTGTTGACTGGGATAACCCAGATAATCATGACAATACCGGGTCTTCCATTGATTATAGTTCTGTCAACGGTCATAAGAACATACCAACCTTGGACAATAGGTGCATTGATAGCCATCAGGTGGTGGACAGGCTTAGCTATGAGCATAAGATCGCAGGTGCTCTCTATTAAGCAACGTGACTTTATAGAGGCAGCGAAAGTCCTTGGAATGAAAACTCACCACATAATATTAAGGGAAATAATGCCCAATCTAATAAGCTATATTGCAATAAACTTTGTGTTTGCCGCTGTGGGAGCAATTTATGCCTCCGTTGGTCTGTACTTTCTCGGTGTTCTCCCAATAAGTACGTACAACTGGGGAGTTATGCTTAACATGGCATACAAGCAAGCTGGAGGAGGAGCTTCTGTTGCAGCTCTGCACTACTTCCTTGCCCCAATCTTGGCAATAGTCCTTCTACAGACGGGCTTAATTCTCCTGACGTATGCACTGGATGAAGTGTTCAACCCGAGAATAAGAACAGAGGTGTCATAA
- a CDS encoding ABC transporter ATP-binding protein: MGNERILEVKNLVVHYLTARGPLPAVNDVSFSIEKGRIVGVVGESGSGKTTLALAILRQLPRLTRIHKGSVMFHGIDLVKLSEKEMNEIRWKKISYVPQAALNALNPTIKIIDHFIETGNAHGINDKKLIVEKAVEIMKMLNLEPERVLYGYPHELSGGMKQRVLIALSMIFEPELLILDEPTTALDLLTQRLILDLIKDLHRRTHMTVMFITHDIATIADIADDVIVMYAGKLMEKGDVFTVFKNPHHPYTKALMSSIPDLTGDINKMRSIPGSLPDLINPPSGCIFHPRCPYAFEKCKREEPPAVEIKPGHVVSCWLYSKQ; this comes from the coding sequence ATGGGCAACGAACGCATTCTTGAGGTTAAAAATCTTGTAGTTCATTACTTAACTGCACGTGGTCCTCTACCTGCAGTGAACGATGTCTCTTTCTCAATAGAGAAGGGAAGGATCGTGGGAGTTGTTGGAGAATCTGGAAGCGGGAAAACCACGCTGGCACTTGCAATATTGAGACAGCTGCCTCGTCTAACCAGGATTCATAAAGGTTCTGTCATGTTTCATGGAATAGACCTCGTTAAGCTTTCAGAAAAGGAAATGAATGAGATCAGATGGAAAAAGATCTCTTATGTTCCACAAGCAGCATTGAATGCTCTGAATCCAACAATAAAAATCATAGATCACTTTATAGAAACAGGGAATGCCCACGGAATAAATGATAAAAAGCTGATAGTGGAGAAAGCCGTGGAAATTATGAAAATGCTCAATCTTGAGCCAGAGCGTGTTTTGTACGGTTATCCCCATGAGCTCAGCGGGGGAATGAAACAGAGGGTGTTAATAGCATTATCAATGATTTTTGAACCCGAACTGTTGATATTGGATGAACCAACCACAGCACTTGATCTGCTCACTCAGAGGCTTATCTTGGATTTGATTAAAGATCTCCACAGAAGAACACACATGACGGTGATGTTCATAACCCATGATATAGCTACAATTGCCGATATTGCAGATGATGTTATAGTGATGTATGCTGGAAAACTTATGGAAAAAGGGGATGTTTTTACAGTTTTCAAAAATCCGCATCATCCTTACACAAAAGCTTTGATGAGCAGCATTCCTGACTTGACCGGTGACATAAATAAAATGAGGTCAATCCCAGGGTCATTGCCCGACTTAATAAATCCTCCTTCCGGATGCATATTCCACCCGCGCTGTCCATATGCTTTCGAAAAGTGCAAGAGAGAAGAGCCACCAGCGGTTGAGATCAAGCCTGGACATGTGGTATCATGCTGGCTGTATTCAAAACAATAG